One window from the genome of Ramlibacter henchirensis encodes:
- a CDS encoding aromatic ring-hydroxylating dioxygenase subunit alpha, whose product MRRKDILALVQEDRVHRDLYLSEELFALEQRHFFANTWNYVGHASQVPAAGDYITVEIAGQPLLMVRQADGGIRVLNNRCAHKGMPLSTDECGSTGKFFRCPYHAWTYKLDGSPLAVPIKNGYEGTRLKECESGQGMGALQNVAVYRDFVFAKINDGGPDFHAYFGDVLGAIDNLADRSPVGRLRVEGGVIRNIIHCNWKMYLENINDTVHPQSAHESATQAANILWQGQPADVAKPMAMEQILPFGAGYDFFDRMGGRVYPNGHSMLGVNFSIHSGYAQVPEYEAALRAAHGEERASEILQRSPQNSVCFPSLSVKGSPQAIRVIRPLAADRTLIEAWSFRAEGAPELLFERAMTYNRLVFSPMSVVAHDDVHLFESIQQGLRAGRNEWVSLHRDFQPSELEGGTREVNGTNELLMRNQFRAWARFMTADMAMEEGA is encoded by the coding sequence ATGCGGCGCAAGGACATCCTGGCCCTGGTGCAGGAAGACCGGGTGCACCGGGACCTGTACCTCAGCGAAGAACTGTTCGCACTGGAGCAGCGCCACTTCTTCGCCAACACGTGGAACTACGTCGGGCACGCCAGCCAGGTGCCGGCCGCGGGCGACTACATCACCGTGGAGATCGCCGGCCAGCCGCTGCTGATGGTGCGGCAGGCCGACGGCGGCATCCGGGTCCTGAACAACCGCTGCGCCCACAAAGGGATGCCGCTGTCCACCGACGAATGCGGCAGCACCGGCAAGTTCTTCCGCTGCCCCTACCACGCCTGGACCTACAAGCTGGACGGCTCGCCGCTCGCGGTGCCGATCAAGAACGGCTACGAGGGCACGCGCCTGAAGGAGTGCGAGTCGGGGCAGGGCATGGGCGCGCTGCAGAACGTGGCCGTGTACCGCGACTTCGTGTTCGCGAAGATCAACGACGGCGGCCCCGACTTCCACGCGTACTTCGGCGACGTGCTGGGCGCCATCGACAACCTGGCCGACCGTTCGCCGGTGGGGCGGCTGCGCGTGGAGGGCGGCGTCATCCGCAACATCATCCACTGCAACTGGAAGATGTACCTGGAGAACATCAACGATACCGTGCATCCGCAGTCGGCGCACGAGTCCGCGACCCAGGCGGCGAACATCCTGTGGCAGGGACAGCCCGCCGACGTTGCCAAGCCGATGGCCATGGAGCAGATCCTGCCGTTCGGCGCGGGCTACGACTTCTTCGACCGCATGGGCGGCCGCGTCTACCCCAACGGCCACAGCATGCTGGGCGTGAACTTCAGCATCCACTCCGGCTACGCCCAGGTGCCGGAGTACGAGGCCGCGCTGCGGGCGGCGCACGGCGAGGAGCGGGCCAGCGAGATCCTGCAGCGCTCACCGCAGAACTCCGTCTGCTTCCCCAGCCTGTCGGTCAAGGGTTCGCCGCAGGCGATCCGCGTGATCCGACCGCTGGCGGCGGACCGCACCCTGATCGAGGCCTGGAGCTTCCGTGCCGAAGGCGCCCCCGAACTGCTGTTCGAGCGGGCCATGACCTACAACCGGCTGGTGTTCTCGCCGATGTCCGTGGTGGCGCACGACGACGTGCACCTGTTCGAGAGCATCCAGCAGGGCCTGCGCGCCGGCCGCAACGAATGGGTGAGCCTGCACCGCGACTTCCAGCCGTCGGAGCTGGAAGGCGGCACGCGGGAGGTCAACGGCACGAACGAACTGCTGATGCGCAACCAGTTCCGCGCCTGGGCCCGGTTCATGACGGCCGACATGGCGATGGAGGAGGGGGCATGA
- a CDS encoding aromatic-ring-hydroxylating dioxygenase subunit beta: MTAQEFIAHEAHLLDAQRYDEWLALFAEDGRYWVPLQGAAQTEGALHNSLADEDRLLLSLRIERLKNPRAHSQHPASRCQHLLQAPVQVQADEGNAWRTPFLYIESRGERQVLLAGSYTHRLARVGGDWRIRLKRVDLLDAGKPLPAIQLFP, encoded by the coding sequence ATGACCGCCCAGGAATTCATCGCCCACGAAGCGCACCTGCTGGACGCGCAGCGCTACGACGAGTGGCTGGCCCTCTTCGCCGAGGACGGCCGCTACTGGGTTCCGCTGCAGGGTGCCGCGCAGACGGAAGGCGCGCTGCACAACTCGCTCGCCGACGAGGACAGGCTGCTGCTGTCGCTGCGCATCGAGCGCCTGAAGAATCCGCGTGCGCATTCGCAGCATCCGGCCAGCCGCTGCCAGCACCTGCTGCAGGCGCCGGTGCAGGTCCAGGCCGACGAGGGGAATGCCTGGCGCACACCCTTCCTCTACATCGAATCTCGCGGCGAGCGGCAGGTCCTGCTGGCCGGCAGCTACACCCACCGGCTCGCGCGCGTGGGCGGCGATTGGCGCATCCGACTCAAGCGGGTCGACCTTCTGGACGCGGGCAAGCCCCTGCCGGCGATCCAGCTTTTTCCTTGA
- a CDS encoding ABC transporter substrate-binding protein, with product MKRLVRSALGAAIAFAMAGAALAADLKVGLSVSLSGPNSSLGVPYAKGMQAAVAYKPEINGKKVQLIVLDDGSDPTTAGRNARKLIEEEKVDVIMGTSGVPAAIAMAQVARETKTPMIGLTPISLQGADLEWTVTVAQPTDLMVAAVVDRMKKDGVKTVGYIGFSDAWGDLVYNALMKAAEPAGIKVVTNERYARSDASVTGQVLKIVAARPDAVMTGGAGTPGALPYLALSERGFKGPVYGQHGLINADFVRVSGKAANGTQMPTGPIIVAEQLPNNYPTKKVALDFRDVFQKVNNAPTTDAYSAYSFDGYMVFADAAARAMPKAEPGTPQFRVALRDAIMSAKEVVGTHGVYNFKQGQLYGVDERARVIVKLENGQWKLVP from the coding sequence ATGAAACGTCTTGTCCGCAGCGCCCTCGGGGCCGCAATTGCCTTCGCAATGGCCGGGGCCGCGCTGGCCGCCGACCTCAAGGTCGGCCTGAGCGTCTCGCTCTCCGGCCCGAACTCGTCGCTCGGCGTGCCCTACGCCAAGGGCATGCAGGCGGCCGTGGCCTACAAGCCCGAGATCAACGGCAAGAAGGTGCAGCTCATCGTGCTGGACGACGGCTCCGATCCCACGACCGCCGGCCGCAACGCGCGCAAGCTGATCGAGGAAGAGAAGGTCGACGTCATCATGGGCACCTCCGGCGTGCCGGCGGCGATCGCGATGGCGCAGGTGGCCCGCGAGACCAAGACCCCGATGATCGGGCTGACGCCGATCTCGCTGCAGGGCGCCGACCTGGAGTGGACCGTCACGGTGGCCCAGCCGACCGACCTGATGGTGGCCGCGGTGGTCGACCGCATGAAGAAGGACGGCGTGAAGACGGTGGGCTACATCGGCTTTTCCGACGCCTGGGGCGACCTGGTCTACAACGCGCTGATGAAGGCGGCCGAGCCGGCCGGCATCAAGGTCGTGACCAACGAGCGCTATGCCCGTTCCGACGCTTCGGTCACCGGACAGGTGCTCAAGATCGTGGCCGCCCGTCCCGATGCCGTGATGACCGGCGGGGCCGGTACGCCCGGCGCGCTGCCGTACCTGGCCCTCAGCGAACGTGGCTTCAAGGGCCCAGTCTACGGCCAGCACGGCCTGATCAACGCGGACTTCGTGCGCGTCAGCGGCAAGGCAGCCAACGGCACCCAGATGCCGACCGGTCCCATCATCGTCGCGGAACAGCTGCCCAACAACTACCCGACCAAGAAGGTCGCGCTCGACTTCCGCGACGTCTTCCAGAAGGTGAACAACGCGCCGACCACGGATGCCTACTCCGCGTATTCGTTCGACGGCTACATGGTGTTCGCCGATGCAGCCGCGCGCGCCATGCCGAAGGCCGAGCCGGGCACGCCCCAGTTCCGCGTGGCGCTTCGCGACGCGATCATGAGCGCCAAGGAAGTGGTGGGCACGCACGGCGTCTACAACTTCAAGCAGGGCCAGCTGTACGGGGTGGACGAGCGCGCGCGCGTGATCGTCAAGCTGGAAAACGGCCAGTGGAAGCTGGTGCCCTGA